A single genomic interval of Hemibagrus wyckioides isolate EC202008001 linkage group LG13, SWU_Hwy_1.0, whole genome shotgun sequence harbors:
- the tnrc6ba gene encoding trinucleotide repeat-containing gene 6B protein isoform X2, with the protein MEDKKRKKEDKRKRETSQKVVEQKNKVPELTKTPSTQSPAVPSSVSPSPGPISSTTTSTATPAAVAPPQGGNNAKRSAVANGQPSPSAQAPQRYMPREVPPRFRCQQDHKVLLKRGQPPLSSMLLGGGNSGGDSPNATVAAASDSSLGSGGPAASSLPHTSSSSSIAASSTTTNYANSMWGVSSGSQPLSQGREKVIVDGSDLEEWPSIAAGDGARTGEKVVSGGADGNGMPNCSASWGERQQPKVVGGVNEGGKSVSSGSPSPPSSSCSTNECMQPSSVVWGSQGATGVNSVAAGSLPSVSKASPLSGTECSIGVNCGFPGANFNPNANPSAWPALVPDGAGAAATEGGSTPLQSSTSLSANNSISVNQASHQHQLHQMQYRDIEPSCREWGGTSLEPGAGPKNTAVMDGGDGDCGSTGGGDLSASSSSSSASSSAWRTQPFPANSKTGASRTDAWEGGAGGSSVSADGGNSWGFSGQDDRGGPVGGSTWGTGTQGAWNGGVGEWGNSSSVGNPGGGNEDGSSSNSSTSGGSAGNPSVSSSTTSTMTRAWDNQKGSADGGTGDSNEWGGQGTRGGTSSSSGGGNSRNGNQHHGHHRSHQPPNAEVALQNLLNRPDLDPRVLSNSGWGQTQIRQNVAWDLEGDGGTAGGARSAASSHVPPYSTVTSTTAPSSSSLHPGQPQNPNLNSNPVLTPQSVSPGEGWDNSSSSSSSSSSLPNRGPQPAANSIQTPGVSQSGNAASQLAGGQNKSSGGWGELSPSESQGRGWGSEGPDWRDKVTGGGSSGWGDVRQQGTQVGGGEEWGKIKDEKGTGGWNEMGRGDGGNWGQRSGSEWGERETKASTGNWGDGKDNGGTRVDSEVGTWGSWDEGTPRKAWGAGGTDTAGVGGGGDLGSKAHSGWGGNVHTSQMPNSQSTSMKGQAQQQQQSQPQQSQSLDTGAMQGGWGRQGGPSAPSQSSGWTSGPIPQISSAPGSSSEPSGWEEPSPQSISRKKEIDDGTSAWGDPNNYNYVNYWDKNNGSSGQTQPMQTQQQGPPPMPGRVPTSLGNRDMNLSHSSNKAPTVAQSGWGRSSSPSSPCVDNGTAAWGKPTETSTSWGDPEDSGNASGWGNPPNPIKSGSKSMQEGWGEREGSVSASRHSSWEEEDEGGVVWNSAGSQGSSSSYNSGGWGGKKPNKGSVKGGDSWINPMTRQFSNMGLMGEEPSGRPLDLAPGPPQDKKIDGDKRGMGLSDYNGEMRKGGRGGGGGVVFRSPGSKEVGPAETGPYYDKTLPFTNQDGCLGEEGPCSPYSPPTVFKPSPLYNHPNPPRQMGGHIFGSGGGMAQPRHQPGMSPINPTVRAQVPHQFLSPQVPGSVLKQMPPPSGGVGAVGGGVFPPQLSPQHIAMLSSIYPPHIQFQLACQLLLQQHPQQQQQQQPQQLLPNQRKFPQNVRQQADPQQLARIMAVLQQQRQQQQQVGSVGGSSKLSPSHLGSGSQKMPMSDSLSHPGMGGSVADLHQKSSPTYSGFGSGVNLPGLELGSMAGGPGSLKESGGQQSRFKWMMEGHSPAPSSPDDALHKNGPIATPLKRGGSPYSQYDILGPEGLGGPLQGSTDNWQRTPGNKMGTKTGISSWPPEFQPGVPWKGIQSVDPESDPYMTPGSMLNSSAVSSLSDTEHQLLRDNTESNPSLNTLLPSPGAWPYSASDSPLNNAHNSAKYAEYKPSWPPEPIGHNKPWKNRNAPQLPRPPPGLTNQKQPSVSPWAGGGAPRLGRGWGGSGGSQETRYGSGSAWSDGGASRGSCWLLLSNLTPQIDGSTLRTICMQHGPLLTFHLGLTQGSALIRYSTRQEAAKAQSALHMCVLGNTTILAEFVSEDEVARYFAHSQGGSTSGGGPPGAAGSSSVGAVGTVSTGSSGERERAGGGSATTGGGGNGGGVVPAGSSWQSLDGTGSSPDPVSVQAPGLNIFAQWSNGAGGSGASSNAAGVEPGRQGLWAAMPAGYSSSSLWGSPALEDRHQMSSPAALLPGDLLGGGSDSL; encoded by the exons ATGGAAgacaagaaaaggaagaaagaagataAAAGGAAAAGGGAAACCTCACAGAAG GTGGTTgagcaaaaaaacaaag TGCCAGAACTGACCAAGACCCCATCTACCCAATCTCCTGCCGTCCCCAGCTCGGTCTCCCCCAGCCCTGGCCCTATCTCTTCTACAACAACCTCCACTGCCACCCCGGCTGCTGTTGCCCCCCCTCAGGGTGGGAACAATGCTAAGCGGTCGGCGGTGGCCAACGGACAGCCCTCCCCCAGTGCCCAGGCCCCACAGCGCTACATGCCCCGTGAAGTGCCCCCTCGATTCCGTTGCCAGCAGGACCACAAAGTGCTACTGAAGAGGGGCCAGCCACCATTGTCCTCCATGCTGCTGGGAGGAGGCAACAGTGGGGGAGACAGCCCCAATGCAACAGTGGCCGCTGCCTCAG ATTCCAGCTTGGGTTCTGGAGGTCCAGCTGCTTCCTCTCTGCCCCAcacatcatcctcctcatcaatCGCTGCTTCTTCTACTACTACAAATTATGCAAATTCCATGTGGGGGGTGAGCTCTGGTAGCCAACCCCTCTCTCAGGGCAGGGAGAAGGTGATAGTGGATGGGTCAGACCTGGAGGAATGGCCTAGTATTGCTGCTGGGGATGGAGCCAGAACAGGAGAAAAAGTTGTTTCAGGAGGTGCAGATGGCAATGGAATGCCAAACTGTAGTGCCTCATGGGGTGAAAGGCAACAACCGAAAGTTGTGGGAGGAGTAAATGAAGGTGGGAAAAGTGTCAGTTCTGGTAGCCCCTCCCCACCTTCATCCTCCTGTTCAACCAATGAATGTATGCAGCCTAGTAGTGTTGTTTGGGGTTCCCAGGGAGCCACCGGTGTAAATTCAGTAGCAGCAGGATCATTGCCCTCCGTATCCAAAGCCTCCCCTCTATCAGGGACTGAGTGCTCCATTGGTGTCAACTGTGGGTTTCCAGGTGCCAACTTTAACCCTAATGCCAACCCCTCTGCCTGGCCAGCCCTGGTACCAGATGGGGCTGGGGCAGCTGCAACAGAGGGTGGCTCCACTCCTCTCCAAAGCTCAACATCATTGTCTGCCAACAACTCTATTTCTGTGAATCAAGCCTCTCATCAGCACCAACTTCACCAAATGCAATATAGAGACATAGAGCCATCCTGTAGAGAATGGGGTGGTACATCACTGGAGCCAGGAGCAGGACCAAAAAACACAGCAGTGATGGATGGGGGTGATGGAGACTGTGGAAGTACTGGGGGAGGGGATCTTTCTGcatcttcttcttcgtcttccgCATCTTCATCTGCTTGGAGAACTCAGCCTTTTCCTGCAAATTCCAAAACGGGTGCCTCAAGAACTGATGCATGGGAGGGTGGAGCTGGGGGTAGTTCTGTCTCTGCTGATGGGGGGAACTCATGGGGGTTCAGTGGACAGGATGACAGAGGAGGGCCTGTGGGTGGGAGTACATGGGGCACTGGAACTCAGGGAGCATGGAATGGAGGAGTTGGTGAATGGGGCAATTCAAGTAGTGTTGGCAATCCAGGTGGAGGAAATGAAGATGGCTCAAGCAGTAACAGCAGCACCAGTGGTGGAAGTGCTGGAAACCCTTCAGTTTCTTCCTCCACAACTTCAACTATGACAAGAGCTTGGGACAATCAGAAAGGGTCTGCAGATGGAGGAACAGGAGACTCCAATGAGTGGGGAGGACAGGGAACCAGAGGAGGTACCTCATCCTCCAGTGGTGGGGGAAACTCAAGAAATGGCAATCAGCACCATGGCCACCACCGCTCTCATCAGCCTCCCAATGCTGAAGTGGCCTTACAGAATCTGCTCAACCGGCCTGACCTGGATCCTAGAGTGCTGTCCAACTCAGGATGGGGGCAGACACAGATCCGACAGAATGTGGCATGGGATTTGGAAGGAGATGGAGGCACAGCAGGTGGAGCCAGATCTGCTGCTTCAAGCCATGTTCCACCATACTCTACTGTCACTTCAACCACTGCCCCATCTTCCTCATCTCTACATCCTGGTCAACCTCAGAACCCCAACCTGAACTCCAATCCAGTCCTTACACCCCAATCTGTCTCACCTGGTGAAGGCTGGGATAacagtagtagcagcagcagcagtagttcCTCTCTGCCTAATCGAGGTCCACAGCCAGCTGCTAACAGTATCCAAACCCCAGGTGTTTCACAATCGGGTAATGCAGCGAGTCAGTTAGCAGGGGGACAGAACAAGTCTTCAGGAGGCTGGGGAGAGTTAAGTCCATCTGAAAGCCAAGGGAGAGGTTGGGGCAGTGAGGGTCCAGATTGGAGAGATAAGGTAACAGGGGGTGGATCAAGTGGTTGGGGAGATGTTAGACAACAGGGTACTCAAGTAGGAGGTGGTGAAGAGTGGGGTAAAATTAAGGATGAGAAAGGGACTGGAGGTTGGAATGAAATGGGTAGAGGGGATGGGGGGAACTGGGGCCAGCGAAGTGGTAGTGAATGGGGGGAGCGGGAGACCAAAGCAAGCACTGGGAACTGGGGAGATGGGAAGGATAATGGAGGTACACGTGTAGACTCAGAAGTAGGTACTTGGGGAAGCTGGGATGAAGGCACACCAAGGAAAGCTTGGGGAGCAGGAGGTACTGACACAGCTGGAGTTGGAGGTGGGGGGGACCTGGGTAGCAAGGCTCACTCGGGTTGGGGTGGGAATGTACACACTTCACAGATGCCAAACAGCCAGTCGACCTCTATGAAAGGTCAggcacagcagcagcaacaatcACAGCCCCAGCAGTCACAGTCACTGGACACAGGGGCCATGCAAGGGGGCTGGGGAAGACAAGGAGGTCCTTCAGCTCCGAGCCAAAGTTCAGGGTGGACCTCAGGGCCTATACCCCAAATATCCAGTGCCCCTGGGAGCAGTTCAGAGCCAAGTGGCTGGGAGGAGCCTTCTCCACAGTCTATAAGTAGGAAAAAGGAAATAGATGATGGAACATCTGCCTGGGGTGATCCCAATAACTACAACTATGTCAATTATTGGGACAAGAACAATGGCTCATCTGGACAGACACAACCAATGCAGACTCAGCAGCAGGGACCTCCACCTATGCCAGGAAGAGTGCCTACAAGCCTTGGGAACAGGGACATGAACCTCTCACATTCTTCCAATAAGGCCCCTACAGTGG CTCAGTCCGGATGGGGCAGAAGCAGCTCTCCCTCTAGTCCATGTGTCGATAATGGCACAGCAGCTTGGGGGAAGCCGACTGAGACGTCCACAAGCTGGGGTGATCCAGAGGATTCTGGGAACGCGTCAGGTTGGGGAAATCCCCCCAACCCAATCAAGTCTG GTTCAAAGTCTATGCAAGAAGGCTGGGGTGAGAGAGAAGGCTCTGTCAGTGCCTCCCGTCACTCTAGCtgggaggaagaggatgagggCGGTGTTGTGTGGAACAGTGCTGGATCACAAGGCAGTAGCTCTTCATACAACTCTGGGGGCTGGGGAGGCAAGAAGCCTAATAAG GGTTCAGTAAAAGGTGGCGACTCTTGGATAAACCCAATGACCAGACAGTTCTCAAACATGGGGCTGATG GGAGAGGAGCCCAGTGGCCGTCCTCTGGATCTGGCTCCTGGCCCTCCTCAAGATAAAAAGATTGATGGAGATAAACGAGGTATGGGTTTAAGTGACTACAATGGAGAGATGCGCAAAGGAGGGCGTGGAGGCGGAGGAGGAGTAGTCTTCCGTTCACCTGGTTCCAAAGAGGTGGGGCCTGCTGAAACTGGGCCTTATTACGACAAG ACCTTGCCTTTCACCAATCAGGATGGGTGCCTTGGGGAGGAGGGGCCTTGCTCTCCATATTCTCCGCCCACTGTCTTCAAGCCCTCTCCCCTCTACAACCACCCCAATCCCCCTAGACAA ATGGGTGGTCATATATTTGGGAGTGGTGGTGGAATGGCACAGCCCAGGCATCAGCCAGGAATGTCCCCCATTAACCCAACTGTGCGAGCGCAAGTGCCTCATCAGTTCCTGTCACCTCAG gtgcCAGGCTCTGTGCTGAAGCAGATGCCTCCTCctagtggtggtgttggagcAGTAGGTGGAGGAGTTTTCCCTCCTCAGCTGTCCCCACAACACATCGCCATGCTCAGCAGCATCTACCCCCCTCACATCCAGTTCCAGCTG GCGTGTCAGCTGCTCCTGCAACagcatcctcagcagcagcaacagcagcagccgCAGCAGCTCTTACCGAACCAGCGAAAATTCCCTCAGAATGTGCGTCAGCAAGCAGACCCCCAACAG CTTGCAAGAATCATGGCTGTACTTCAGCAGCAGaggcagcagcaacaacaggtGGGCAGTGTAGGGGGAAGCTCTAAACTTTCACCGTCTCACCTTGGTAGTGGTAGCCAAAAAATGCCCATGTCTGATTCGTTGTCTCACCCTGGTATGGGAGGCTCAGTGGCAGACCTGCATCAAAAATCATCACCTACATATTCAG GGTTTGGTTCTGGTGTGAATCTGCCTGGTCTGGAGTTGGGCTCCATGGCTGGTGGTCCAGGAAGTTTGAAAGAAAGTGGGGGACAGCAGTCTCGCTTTAAATGGATGATGGAGGGTCACTCACCAGCTCCCTCTTCTCCTGATGATGCACTTCACAAAAATG GCCCTATTGCTACTCCCCTGAAGAGAGGAGGCTCCCCATATTCTCAGTACGATATACTTGGCCCTGAAGGTTTGGGTGGCCCTCTCCAAGGGTCCACAGACAACTGGCAAAGAACTCCTGGAAACAAAATGGGAACCAAGACTGGAATATCCAGCTGGCCTCCAG AATTCCAGCCAGGGGTGCCATGGAAAGGAATACAGAGTGTCGATCCTGAATCTGACCCCTACATGACCCCTGGGAGTATGCTGAATTCATCTGCAGTCTCAAGCCTCAGTGATACTGAGCACCAGTTGCTAAGAGATAATACAG AATCAAACCCCTCCCTAAACACCTTGCTGCCTTCACCTGGTGCCTGGCCCTATAGTGCCTCAGACAGCCCCCTCAACAATGCACATAATTCAG CTAAGTACGCAGAGTACAAGCCAAGCTGGCCTCCTGAGCCCATTGGACACAACAAGCCTTGGAAGAATCGAAATGCACCTCAGCTACCCCGCCCACCTCCTggactgaccaatcagaaacagcCCTCTGTGTCCCCATGGGCAGGAGGAGGAGCACCACGATTGGGAAGGGGTTGGGGTGGATCTGGAGGAAGCCAAGAAACCAGATATGGATCTG GGTCAGCATGGAGTGATGGCGGAGCCTCAAGGGGTAGTTGTTGGCTGTTGCTGAGTAATCTAACTCCTCAG ATTGATGGTTCCACCCTGCGCACTATCTGTATGCAGCATGGTCCTCTGTTGACCTTTCACCTTGGTCTAACCCAGGGCAGTGCTCTGATTCGCTACAGTACTCGCCAAGAAGCAGCCAAAGCTCAGAGTGCACTACACAT GTGTGTTCTGGGCAACACCACAATCCTGGCAGAGTTTGTAAGTGAGGATGAGGTTGCTCGCTATTTTGCACATTCCCAGGGTGGAAGCACCAGTGGAGGCGGGCCGCCAGGAGCAGCAGGGTCATCCAGCGTAGGTGCAGTGGGCACAGTGAGTACTGGTAGctctggagagagagaacggGCAGGGGGAGGAAGTGCTACCACAGGAGGTGGTGGCAATGGAGGTGGAGTTGTGCCTGCAGGCTCTAGTTGGCAGAGTTTGGATGGTACCGGTAGCTCCCCAGATCCGGTCTCTGTCCAGGCACCAGGCCTGAACATCTTTGCCCAGTGGAGCAATGGTGCTGGTGGAAGTGGAGCAAGCAGCAATGCGGCAGGCGTGGAGCCAGGCAGGCAAGGGCTATGGGCTGCAATGCCTGCTGGGTATTCGAGCAGCAGCCTTTGGGGATCGCCAGCTCTGGAGGATCGGCACCAGATGAGCAGCCCTGCAGCTCTGCTACCTGGAGACTTGCTGGGTGGTGGCTCTGACTCcctctga